The Neodiprion virginianus isolate iyNeoVirg1 chromosome 5, iyNeoVirg1.1, whole genome shotgun sequence genome contains a region encoding:
- the LOC124306442 gene encoding mucin-22-like isoform X3 gives MLSPNRVLLVISILASSTSSGSANTCTEGQYMNEETKQCTDIPGGGYYVSEATEICETSSLYPHSQNPTQYYFCSSNVLVLMECEEEKYYNWLIETCTTEIVIEVIPTIRIKNGIRDDIELDSCNTTGRFPVEVDCKVFYMCSTNTTHYFQQMMQCPSGTTYNGRSQICSVNRPCDDENSGCETNDESSTTEEATTFSESTTSGDTTTSGSSSTSESSTTEGATTSVKWTTPEVSTTGRSTTTTESPTTTECSTTEEETTSSETTTSGDTTTSGSSSTSESWTTEGATTSVKWTTPEVSTTRESTTTTQRPTTTESSTTEKEITSSETTTSGDTTTSGSSSTSESWTTEGATTSVKWTTPEVSTTGESTTTTQSPTTTESSTTEKETTSSETTTSGDTTTSGSSSTSESWTTEGATTSVEWTTPGASTTGESTTTTQSPTTTESSTTENETTSLETTTSGDTTTSGSSSTSASWTTEEATTSVKWTTPEASTTGESTTTTQSPTTTESSTTEKETTSSKTTTSGDTTTSGSSSTSESWTTKGATTSVKWTTPEVSTTGESTTTTQSPTTTESSTTENETTSSETTTSGDTTTSGSSSTSESWTTEEATTSVKWTTPEVSTTGESTTTTQSPTTTESSTTEKETTSSETTTSGDTTTSGSSSTSASWTTEEATTSVKWTTPEVSTTGESTTTTQSPTTTESSTTENETTSSETTTSGDTTTSGSSSTSESWTTEKETTSVKWTTPGASTTGESTTTTESTTTTECSTTEEETTSSETTTSGDTTTSGSSSTSESWTTEGATTSVKWTTPEVSTTGESTTTTQSPTTTESSTTEKETTSSETTTSGDTTTSGSSSTSESWTTKGATTSVEWTTPGASTTGESTTTTQSPNTTETSTTEKETTSSETTTSGDTTTSGSSSTSDSWTTEKETTSVKWTTPGASTTGESTTTTQSPTTTESSTTENETTSSETTTSGDTTTSGSSSTSESWTTEKETTSVKWTTPGASTTGESTTTTQSPNTTETSTTEKETTSSETTTNGDTTTSGSSSTSESWTTEEATTSVKWTTPEASTTGESTTTTQSPTTTESSTTEKETTSSETTTSGDTTTSGSSSTSASWTTEEATTSVKWTTPEVSTTGESTTTTQSPTTTESSTTENETTSSETTTSGDTTTSGSSSTSESWTTEKETTSVKWTTPGASTTGESTTTTESTTTTECSTTEEETTSSETTTSGDTTTSGSSSTSESWTTEGATTSVKWTTPEVSTTGESTTTTQSPTTTESSTTEKETTSSETTTSGDTTTSGSSSTSESWTTKGATTSVEWTTPGASTTGESTTTTQSPNTTETSTTEKETTSSETTTSGDTTTSGSSSTSDSWTTEKETTSVKWTTPGASTTGESTTTTQSPTTTESSTTENETTSSETTTSGDTTTSGSSSTSESWTTEKETTSVKWTTPGASTTGESTTTTQSPNTTETSTTEKETTSSETTTNGDTTTSGSSSTSESWTTEKETTSVKWTTPGASTTGESTTTTQSPNTTETSTTEKETTSSETTTNGDTTTSGSSSTSDSWTTEKETTSVKWTTPGASTTGESTTTTQSPTTTESLTTEKETTSLETTTSGDTTTSGSSSTSESWTTEEATTSVKWTTPEASTTGESTTTTQSPTTTESSTTEKETTSSETTTSGDTTTSGSSSTSESWTTKGATTSVEWTTPGASTTGESTTTTQSQTTTESSTTEKETTSSETTTSGDTTTSGSSSTSASWTTEEATTSVKWTTPEVSTTGESTTTTQSPTTTESSTTEKETTSSETTTSGDTTTSGSSSTSESWTTEEATTSVKLTTPEVSTSGKSTTTTESPTTEEKTTSPESTTSSDTTTSESSSTSESWTTEKETTSVEWTTLGASTTGESTTTTQSPTTTESSTTEKETTSSETTISGDTTTSGSSSTSESWTTKGATTSVEWTTPGALTTGESTTTTQSPTTTESSTTENETTSSETTTSGDTTTSGSSSTSESWTTEEATTSVKWTTPEASTTGESTTTTQSPTTTESSTTEKETTSSETTTSGDTTTSGSSSTSESWTTKGATTSVEWTTPGASTTGESTTTTQSQTTTESSTTEKETTSSETTTSGDTTTSGSSSTSESWTTEGATTSVKWTTLGASTTGESTTTTGSSFTTESSTTVGRSSTASTMTTDSRTTMEEMTSTGSTERTTDSSTTICVDVTLSPITTTATVPVTVECSSVGFTRVENSCTEYIQCTSEMLNTNTSTLPYKCPTCLRFNEQLAVCDYVSNVPECSNGASSSEKCTGPGTFRNTQDLQKYYTCENINDEILMTSHTCSGELIFNPDTLSCDDPASVTTIVQADECYTIGFFANSVHCGEFFMCTMETDALVQINSTCPPGLIYNEYGGYCTDATEIPGFSAVSDLDPTR, from the exons ATGCTCTCGCCGAACAGGGTCCTACTCGTGATATCAATACTTGCTTCAAGTACCTCGTCAGGATCC GCGAATACATGTACGGAGGGGCAGTACATGAATGAAGAAACGAAACAATGCACTGATATACCTGGAGGAGGGTACTATGTTTCGGAAGCAACGGAAATTTGCGAAACCAGTAGTTTGTATCCGCATTCACAGAACCCGACACAATATTACTTCTGCTCGTCGAATGTACTAGTTTTGATGGAGTGTGAGGAGGAGAAATACTACAATTGGCTGATAGAAACTTGTACAACTGAAATTGTGATAGAAGTGATTCCCACCATTCGAATTAAGAATGGAATTCGTGACGATATCGAATTGGATTCATGCAATACGACCGGTCGATTTCCTGTTGAGGTGGACTGCAAGGTGTTCTACATGTGTAGCACCAACACAACACATTATTTTCAGCAAATGATGCAATGTCCATCCGGTACTACGTATAATGGACGTAGTCAAATTTGCTCGGTAAACAGACCGTGCGATGATGAGAATAGCGGGTGTGAGACTAATGACGAGAGTTCCACTACCGAGGAAGCGACCACTTTTTCTGAATCGACGACAAGCGGAGACACAACTACATCCGGAAGTTCATCAACATCAGAAAGTTCGACGACTGAGGGAGCAACTACGTCCGTCAAATGGACGACTCCGGAAGTGTCGACGACAG GCAGAAGCACGACCACGACAGAAAGTCCAACGACGACTGAATGTTCAACTACAGAGGAAGAGACTACTTCCTCGGAAACGACAACTAGCGGAGACACAACTACATCCGGAAGTTCATCAACATCTGAAAGTTGGACGACTGAGGGAGCAACAACGTCCGTCAAATGGACGACTCCAGAAGTGTCGACGACACGCGAAAGCACGACTACGACGCAAAGACCAACTACTACTGAAAGTTCAACTACGGAGAAAGAGATTACTTCTTCGGAAACGACAACCAGCGGAGACACAACTACATCCGGAAGTTCATCAACATCAGAAAGTTGGACAACTGAGGGAGCAACTAC ATCCGTCAAATGGACCACTCCAGAAGTGTCGACGACAGGCGAAAGCACGACTACGACGCAAAGTCCAACCACGACTGAAAG TTCAACTACGGAGAAAGAGACTACTTCTTCGGAAACGACAACCAGCGGAGACACAACTACATCCGGAAGTTCATCAACATCAGAAAGTTGGACTACTGAGGGAGCAACTACATCCGTCGAATGGACAACACCGGGAGCGTCGACAACAGGCGAAAGCACGACTACGACGCAAAGTCCAACCACGACTGAAAGTTCAACTACGGAGAACGAGACTACTTCTTTGGAAACGACAACCAGCGGAGACACAACTACATCCGGAAGTTCATCAACCTCCGCAAGTTGGACGACTGAGGAAGCAACAACATCCGTCAAATGGACGACGCCGGAAGCGTCGACGACAGGCGAAAGCACGACTACGACGCAAAGTCCAACCACGACTGAAAGTTCAACTACGGAGAAAGAGACTACTTCTTCGAAAACGACAACCAGCGGAGACACAACTACATCCGGAAGTTCATCAACATCAGAAAGTTGGACTACTAAGGGAGCAACTAC ATCCGTCAAATGGACCACTCCAGAAGTGTCGACGACAGGCGAAAGCACGACTACGACGCAAAGTCCAACCACGACTGAAAGTTCAACGACGGAGAACGAGACTACTTCTTCGGAAACGACAACTAGCGGAGACACAACTACATCCGGAAGTTCATCAACATCCGAAAGTTGGACGACTGAGGAAGCAACAACATCCGTCAAATGGACGACGCCGGAAGTGTCGACGACAGGCGAAAGCACGACTACGACGCAAAGTCCAACCACGACTGAAAGTTCAACTACGGAGAAAGAGACAACTTCTTCGGAAACGACAACCAGCGGAGACACAACTACATCCGGAAGTTCATCAACATCCGCAAGTTGGACGACTGAGGAAGCAACTACATCCGTCAAATGGACCACTCCAGAAGTGTCGACGACAGGCGAAAGCACGACTACGACGCAAAGTCCAACCACGACTGAAAGTTCAACTACGGAGAACGAGACTACTTCTTCGGAAACGACAACTAGCGGAGACACAACTACATCCGGAAGTTCATCAACATCAGAAAGTTGGACCACTGAGAAAGAAACAACATCCGTCAAATGGACGACACCGGGAGCGTCGACGACAGGCGAAAGCACGACTACGACCGAAAGCACAACGACGACTGAATGTTCAACCACGGAGGAAGAGACTACTTCCTCGGAAACGACAACTAGCGGAGACACAACTACATCCGGAAGTTCATCAACATCCGAAAGTTGGACGACTGAGGGAGCAACTACATCCGTCAAATGGACCACTCCAGAAGTGTCGACGACAGGCGAAAGCACGACTACGACGCAAAGTCCAACCACGACTGAAAGTTCAACTACAGAGAAAGAGACTACTTCCTCGGAAACGACAACCAGCGGAGACACAACTACATCCGGAAGTTCATCAACATCAGAAAGTTGGACGACTAAGGGAGCAACTACATCCGTCGAATGGACGACGCCGGGAGCGTCGACGACAGGCGAAAGCACGACTACGACGCAAAGTCCGAATACGACTGAAACTTCAACTACGGAGAAAGAGACTACTTCCTCGGAAACGACAACCAGCGGAGACACAACTACATCTGGAAGTTCATCAACATCCGATAGTTGGACCACTGAGAAAGAAACAACATCCGTCAAATGGACGACGCCGGGAGCGTCGACGACAGGCGAAAGCACGACTACGACGCAAAGTCCAACCACGACTGAAAGTTCAACTACGGAGAACGAGACTACTTCTTCGGAAACGACAACCAGCGGAGACACAACTACATCCGGAAGTTCATCAACATCCGAAAGTTGGACCACTGAGAAAGAAACAACATCCGTCAAATGGACGACGCCGGGAGCGTCGACGACAGGCGAAAGCACGACTACGACGCAAAGTCCGAATACGACTGAAACTTCAACTACGGAGAAAGAGACTACTTCCTCGGAAACGACAACCAACGGAGACACAACTACATCCGGAAGTTCATCAACATCCGAAAGTTGGACGACTGAGGAAGCAACAACATCCGTCAAATGGACGACGCCGGAAGCGTCGACGACAGGCGAAAGCACGACTACGACGCAAAGTCCAACCACGACTGAAAGTTCAACTACGGAGAAAGAGACAACTTCTTCGGAAACGACAACCAGCGGAGACACAACTACATCCGGAAGTTCATCAACATCCGCAAGTTGGACGACTGAGGAAGCAACTACATCCGTCAAATGGACCACTCCAGAAGTGTCGACGACAGGCGAAAGCACGACTACGACGCAAAGTCCAACCACGACTGAAAGTTCAACTACGGAGAACGAGACTACTTCTTCGGAAACGACAACTAGCGGAGACACAACTACATCCGGAAGTTCATCAACATCAGAAAGTTGGACCACTGAGAAAGAAACAACATCCGTCAAATGGACGACACCGGGAGCGTCGACGACAGGCGAAAGCACGACTACGACCGAAAGCACAACGACGACTGAATGTTCAACCACGGAGGAAGAGACTACTTCCTCGGAAACGACAACTAGCGGAGACACAACTACATCCGGAAGTTCATCAACATCCGAAAGTTGGACGACTGAGGGAGCAACTACATCCGTCAAATGGACCACTCCAGAAGTGTCGACGACAGGCGAAAGCACGACTACGACGCAAAGTCCAACCACGACTGAAAGTTCAACTACGGAGAAAGAGACTACTTCCTCGGAAACGACAACCAGCGGAGACACAACTACATCCGGAAGTTCATCAACATCAGAAAGTTGGACGACTAAGGGAGCAACTACATCCGTCGAATGGACGACGCCGGGAGCGTCGACGACAGGCGAAAGCACGACTACGACGCAAAGTCCGAATACGACTGAAACTTCAACTACGGAGAAAGAGACTACTTCCTCGGAAACGACAACCAGCGGAGACACAACTACATCTGGAAGTTCATCAACATCCGATAGTTGGACCACTGAGAAAGAAACAACATCCGTCAAATGGACGACGCCGGGAGCGTCGACGACAGGCGAAAGCACGACTACGACGCAAAGTCCAACCACGACTGAAAGTTCAACTACGGAGAACGAGACTACTTCTTCGGAAACGACAACCAGCGGAGACACAACTACATCCGGAAGTTCATCAACATCCGAAAGTTGGACCACTGAGAAAGAAACAACATCCGTCAAATGGACGACGCCGGGAGCGTCGACGACAGGCGAAAGCACGACTACGACGCAAAGTCCGAATACGACTGAAACTTCAACTACGGAGAAAGAGACTACTTCCTCGGAAACGACAACCAACGGAGACACAACTACATCCGGAAGTTCATCAACATCCGAAAGTTGGACCACTGAGAAAGAAACAACATCCGTCAAATGGACGACGCCGGGAGCGTCGACGACAGGCGAAAGCACGACTACGACGCAAAGTCCGAATACGACTGAAACTTCAACTACGGAGAAAGAGACTACTTCCTCGGAAACGACAACCAACGGAGACACAACTACATCTGGAAGTTCATCAACATCCGATAGTTGGACCACTGAGAAAGAAACAACATCCGTCAAATGGACGACGCCGGGAGCGTCGACGACAGGCGAAAGCACGACTACGACGCAAAGTCCAACCACGACTGAAAGTTTAACTACGGAGAAAGAGACTACTTCTTTGGAAACGACAACCAGCGGAGACACAACTACATCCGGAAGTTCATCAACATCCGAAAGTTGGACGACTGAGGAAGCAACAACATCCGTCAAATGGACGACGCCGGAAGCGTCGACGACAGGCGAAAGCACGACTACGACGCAAAGTCCAACCACGACTGAAAGTTCAACTACGGAGAAAGAGACTACTTCTTCGGAAACGACAACCAGCGGAGACACAACTACATCCGGAAGTTCATCAACATCAGAAAGTTGGACTACTAAGGGAGCAACTACATCCGTCGAATGGACAACACCGGGAGCGTCGACAACAGGCGAAAGCACGACTACGACGCAAAGTCAAACCACGACTGAAAGTTCAACTACGGAGAAAGAGACAACTTCTTCGGAAACGACAACCAGCGGAGACACAACTACATCCGGAAGTTCATCAACATCCGCAAGTTGGACGACTGAGGAAGCAACTACATCCGTCAAATGGACCACTCCAGAAGTGTCGACGACAGGCGAAAGCACGACTACGACGCAAAGTCCAACCACGACTGAAAGTTCAACTACGGAGAAAGAGACTACTTCTTCGGAAACGACAACCAGCGGAGACACAACTACATCCGGAAGTTCATCAACATCAGAAAGTTGGACAACTGAGGAAGCAACTACATCCGTCAAATTGACGACTCCAGAAGTGTCGACGTCAGGCAAAAGCACGACTACGACGGAAAGCCCaactacggaggaaaagaCTACTTCTCCCGAATCGACGACAAGCAGTGACACAACTACATCCGAAAGTTCATCAACATCAGAAAGTTGGACCACTGAGAAAGAAACAACATCCGTCGAATGGACGACGCTAGGAGCGTCGACGACAGGCGAAAGCACGACTACGACGCAAAGTCCAACCACGACTGAAAGTTCAACTACGGAGAAAGAGACTACTTCCTCGGAAACGACAATCAGCGGAGACACAACTACATCCGGAAGTTCATCAACATCAGAAAGTTGGACTACTAAGGGAGCAACTACATCTGTCGAATGGACAACACCGGGAGCGTTGACAACAGGCGAAAGCACGACTACGACGCAAAGTCCAACCACGACTGAAAGTTCAACTACGGAGAACGAGACTACTTCTTCGGAAACGACAACCAGCGGAGACACAACTACATCCGGAAGTTCATCAACATCAGAAAGTTGGACGACTGAGGAAGCAACAACATCCGTCAAATGGACGACGCCGGAAGCGTCGACGACAGGCGAAAGCACGACTACGACGCAAAGTCCAACCACGACTGAAAGTTCAACTACGGAGAAAGAGACTACTTCTTCGGAAACGACAACCAGCGGAGACACAACTACATCCGGAAGTTCATCAACATCAGAAAGTTGGACTACTAAGGGAGCAACTACATCCGTCGAATGGACAACACCGGGAGCGTCGACAACAGGCGAAAGCACGACTACGACGCAAAGTCAAACCACGACTGAAAGTTCAACTACGGAGAAAGAGACAACTTCTTCGGAAACGACAACCAGCGGAGACACAACTACATCCGGAAGTTCATCAACATCCGAAAGTTGGACGACTGAGGGAGCAACTACATCCGTCAAATGGACGACGCTGGGAGCGTCGACGACAGGCGAAAGCACGACTACGACTGGAAGTTCATTCACGACGGAGAGTTCAACCACTGTGGGACGGTCGAGCACAGCAAGTACGATGACCACCGACAGCCGAACCACTATGGAGGAGATGACTTCCACGGGTTCAACAGAAAGAACCACTGATAGTTCCACTACCATTTGTGTAGATGTTACATTATCCCCAATTACGACAACGGCCACAGTGCCAGTAACAG tTGAGTGTTCTTCCGTGGGATTTACGAGAGTTGAAAACAGCTGCACGGAATACATACAATGCACCAGTGAAATGTTAAACACTAATACTTCAACTTTGCCTTATAAATGCCCCACTTGTCTTCGGTTCAACGAACAACTTGCCGTTTGTGATTACGTATCAAACGTACCAGAATGTTCGAATGGTGCAAGTTCTTCAGAAAAATGCACTGGACCAGGAACATTCAGGAATACTCAAGATCTTCAGAAATATTACACATGTGAAAATATCAATGATGAAATTCTAATGACATCACATACCTGTTCAGGAGAATTAATCTTCAACCCAGATACCCTATCATGCGATGATCCAGCGAGTGTTACAACTATAGTGCAAGCTGACGAGTGTTATACAATTGGTTTCTTTGCTAATTCGGTACACTGTGGAGAGTTTTTCATGTGCACCATGGAAACCGATGCATTGGTTCAAATAAACTCCACCTGTCCACCTGGACTAATCTACAATGAATATGGAGGATATTGTACAGATGCCACCGAAATACCAGGAT TTTCAGCTGTCAGCGATCTGGACCCAACAAGATAA